One genomic region from Dermacentor variabilis isolate Ectoservices chromosome 6, ASM5094787v1, whole genome shotgun sequence encodes:
- the LOC142585595 gene encoding mitochondrial inner membrane protease ATP23 homolog, with amino-acid sequence MSSTAETHDQSTDSNKHTEPEQSYGFENYPERRGGTKSESWLRIALLGEGRESFDNIRCEKNVMKCINESPLVKLMISALKSAGCDIDIRRNICCEPCEGLVTGGFDTEYNQVVVCQNKARSKGMVQGVLAHELMHMFDYCRAHMDFKNMDHLACTEIRAANLFHCSFMSAMSQGSASFFNIAKSHAECVKQKAVNSIVVARGVSKEEARSAVDRNFDKCYNDLEPVGRRIRRNSPHMQWAYRERYHYGYDE; translated from the exons ATGTCTTCCACCGCAGAGACTCACGATCAGTCGACAGACTCAAACAAACACACTGAACCTGAACAAAGCTACGGCTTCGAGAACTATCCGGAAAGACGAGGCGGAACGAAGTCCGAAAGCTGGCTGCGAATCGCGCTGTTGGGTGAAGGTCGAGAGAGCTTCGACAACATCCGCTGCGAAAAGAATGTCATGAAGTGCATCAATGAGA GTCCCCTGGTAAAGCTGATGATTAGTGCTCTAAAAAGTGCCGGCTG TGACATAGACATCAGGCGAAACATCTGCTGTGAGCCGTGCGAGGGTCTTGTGACAGGTGGCTTTGACACAGAGTATAACCAGGTTGTTGTTTGTCAGAATAAGGCCAGGTCGAAGGGCATGGTTCAGGGTGTGCTTGCCCATGAGCTCATGCACATGTTTGACTATTGCCGTGCCCACATGGACTTCAAGAATATGGATCATCTTGCCTGTACAGAG ATTCGTGCTGCAAACTTGTTTCACTGCTCCTTCATGAGTGCGATGTCACAAGGTTCAGCAAGCTTCTTCAATATAGCAAAGTCCCATGCA GAATGTGTCAAGCAGAAGGCTGTCAATTCCATCGTTGTGGCGAGGGGTGTTTCAAAAGAAGAGGCAAGAAGTGCTGTTGATCGCAATTTTGACAAGTGCTACAATGACCTCGAACCTGTGGGAAGGCGAATACGTAGGAATTCACCACACATGCAGTGGGCATATCGTGAACGTTATCATTATGGATATGATGAATAA